The Candidatus Bathyarchaeota archaeon genome includes a region encoding these proteins:
- a CDS encoding DUF996 domain-containing protein, whose amino-acid sequence MDLATSKNLGGVGAILMFIAPLLMFAASYAGLLGLIGFILVLIALKGFADHYKDAGIFNNALYGFITTIVGGVVAVGVFVITALTVVADLGIDDWTSATEWTDLITAEAALDSLLTLIGGIVAALIILFVFAILTAWLYRKSLGSLASKSGVGLFGTAGLLLLVGAVLTIIIIGLLLIWIAVILLAVAFFSIKTTAGPAPETPPPPPPS is encoded by the coding sequence ATGGATTTAGCTACAAGCAAGAACCTTGGAGGCGTAGGAGCAATACTGATGTTCATAGCACCTTTACTTATGTTTGCAGCGTCCTATGCAGGTTTACTTGGCCTTATTGGCTTTATATTAGTGTTGATAGCGTTGAAAGGCTTCGCCGATCATTACAAGGATGCTGGCATCTTTAACAACGCCCTCTACGGTTTCATCACAACAATTGTAGGCGGCGTTGTGGCTGTGGGGGTTTTCGTAATAACTGCTCTGACCGTCGTCGCTGATCTAGGCATCGATGACTGGACCAGTGCAACGGAGTGGACAGACTTAATTACGGCGGAAGCTGCTCTCGATTCCCTCTTAACGCTAATCGGAGGCATCGTTGCTGCACTTATCATCCTCTTCGTATTCGCCATTCTAACTGCCTGGTTGTATCGGAAATCACTGGGATCGCTTGCGTCAAAGTCAGGAGTAGGCTTATTCGGCACAGCAGGCCTGCTGCTCCTAGTTGGGGCAGTTCTAACAATAATCATAATAGGTTTACTACTAATTTGGATCGCTGTAATACTACTTGCTGTCGCTTTCTTCTCAATTAAAACAACCGCTGGACCGGCTCCAGAAACCCCACCACCACCACCACCATCGTAG
- a CDS encoding ABC transporter permease, with product MKAVLHVIEHDFRNFFRYKWWLAGLISMNLADLFIMAVVYNQMVSPDIAEQIISYFSFFAPGVTIIGLFASAYMIGREINMEVRRQIHHYMLSLPITRLELAIGRLLAGGLRGMVYMSPLLLTTFLFLGFPSLPQLLVILGALFLLATGISGLSIATAVSTTSLEKFVTARGMVYYVLFFCSSIFYPLSLIQDLGRDGVMPQFVVMLAEFNPLSSGADLIRSFLLGTPEFTFNMIRNLVVFSTIFATTATFAYMKIIQRK from the coding sequence ATGAAAGCAGTTCTGCACGTAATTGAGCATGATTTTAGAAACTTCTTTCGCTACAAATGGTGGCTAGCCGGTCTCATAAGCATGAACCTGGCCGACCTATTTATCATGGCAGTAGTATACAACCAAATGGTGAGCCCAGACATAGCTGAGCAAATCATAAGTTATTTCAGCTTTTTTGCCCCAGGTGTCACCATAATAGGCCTATTCGCTTCAGCCTACATGATAGGCAGAGAAATAAACATGGAAGTACGCCGCCAAATCCACCACTACATGCTAAGCCTCCCAATCACACGTTTAGAACTTGCCATAGGGAGACTGCTTGCAGGCGGGCTGAGAGGCATGGTATATATGTCGCCGCTGCTCTTGACAACATTCCTTTTTCTCGGCTTTCCATCACTTCCACAACTTCTCGTGATTTTAGGCGCTCTCTTCCTGTTAGCAACAGGAATTTCAGGCTTGAGCATAGCCACGGCAGTCTCTACAACGAGTCTTGAGAAATTCGTTACTGCGAGAGGCATGGTTTATTATGTGCTGTTTTTCTGCAGCAGCATCTTTTACCCGCTGTCGCTTATACAGGATCTTGGCCGGGATGGCGTAATGCCGCAGTTCGTAGTGATGTTGGCTGAGTTTAACCCTCTAAGCAGCGGCGCAGATCTTATCAGATCCTTTCTCCTAGGCACCCCAGAGTTCACGTTTAACATGATAAGAAATCTGGTAGTTTTTTCAACTATCTTCGCCACCACTGCCACATTTGCCTACATGAAAATAATTCAACGAAAATAG
- a CDS encoding ABC transporter permease, with the protein MVERDLRMFLQFKFLIILRAIWFAAQIAFFGLIASRMVVPALADIYFEYYVAGVVIMMLYSTSVFIGYDIFEEAEHGVFEYLLSLPVSRRELVLGRSIGGGIRSFIFVGPLIAIALFVIGLENPLNFLIAFLALFLFAFGVSGMSITIAVGLKSSDHFDILMGVLNAFIIRLSTTMYPQTFVQDASQAYAVLTNFNPVTFASDLFRWGVGIEKYLTMTPMPLAAIIGLVIFFFTFTFIGVTIYERRLEGGGWQ; encoded by the coding sequence GTGGTTGAAAGAGACCTACGCATGTTTTTGCAATTTAAGTTCCTCATAATCTTGCGAGCCATTTGGTTTGCAGCACAAATCGCCTTTTTTGGGTTAATTGCTTCTCGCATGGTTGTGCCTGCTCTAGCAGATATTTATTTTGAGTACTATGTTGCAGGTGTTGTAATAATGATGTTATACTCTACTTCCGTGTTTATTGGATACGACATTTTTGAAGAAGCTGAACATGGAGTTTTCGAGTATTTGCTCAGTCTTCCAGTTTCTAGAAGAGAGCTGGTGTTGGGAAGGTCGATTGGCGGTGGCATACGTAGCTTTATTTTTGTAGGGCCACTTATTGCTATAGCGTTATTTGTAATTGGACTGGAAAATCCACTAAATTTTCTAATTGCTTTTTTAGCCCTTTTCCTGTTCGCTTTCGGCGTTTCTGGGATGAGCATCACGATTGCAGTTGGGCTAAAGTCTAGCGACCACTTCGACATTCTTATGGGAGTTCTAAATGCCTTCATAATTCGGCTAAGTACAACAATGTATCCTCAGACTTTCGTCCAAGATGCCAGCCAAGCATACGCAGTCTTGACAAATTTTAATCCGGTTACCTTTGCCTCTGACCTGTTCCGTTGGGGTGTGGGCATTGAAAAATACCTAACTATGACCCCTATGCCGCTAGCGGCGATAATTGGGCTCGTCATATTTTTCTTCACCTTCACATTTATCGGCGTTACAATTTATGAGAGACGGCTTGAGGGTGGAGGGTGGCAATAA
- a CDS encoding ATP-binding cassette domain-containing protein — protein sequence MSIIRTIDLTKRFEDLVAVDHLNLNIEDGEIFGLLGPNGAGKTTTVLMLTTVIKPTKGTAIVGEHDIRKSPDDVRKLIGICFQEPKLLWVSTPWDVLNWHAKVCGLSTQERKKRVKQVLEDVSMWDYRKKKVHGLSGGMRKRVEVAKILIQRPKVAFIDEPTAQIDVVGKHKIWNMIRELRDEGSTIILATNELYEADILSDRVGIMHKGKLLVCDTPKTLKDSIPGGDIVEIQLEKEAPKNALEELKKFPEVVDVATVSPKNLRIYLNKVQEVVPQIMKLFLKNNLPIMSINMSEPSLDDVFVHYTGLTIEEAEQKGSSR from the coding sequence GTGTCTATTATCCGTACAATTGACTTGACAAAGCGTTTCGAAGATTTGGTTGCAGTTGACCATCTAAACTTGAACATTGAGGACGGAGAAATCTTTGGATTGTTAGGCCCTAATGGCGCCGGCAAAACAACCACTGTTCTCATGCTTACAACAGTGATTAAGCCAACCAAAGGCACTGCTATCGTGGGTGAACATGACATAAGAAAGAGCCCAGACGATGTGCGGAAGCTTATTGGAATCTGCTTTCAAGAGCCTAAGCTTCTGTGGGTTAGCACGCCGTGGGATGTGTTAAATTGGCATGCTAAGGTCTGCGGTCTCTCAACGCAAGAAAGGAAGAAAAGAGTCAAGCAAGTCTTAGAAGACGTAAGCATGTGGGATTATAGAAAGAAAAAGGTTCATGGGCTTTCTGGTGGAATGAGAAAGCGCGTAGAAGTTGCTAAGATTTTGATTCAAAGACCCAAAGTTGCTTTCATCGACGAGCCTACCGCCCAAATAGATGTGGTTGGCAAACACAAGATTTGGAACATGATTCGAGAACTCCGAGATGAAGGCTCCACCATAATCTTAGCCACCAATGAGCTTTACGAAGCAGACATACTTTCTGACCGTGTCGGCATCATGCACAAAGGCAAACTGCTAGTATGTGACACACCTAAAACACTGAAAGACAGCATCCCAGGGGGAGACATAGTTGAGATTCAACTTGAAAAAGAAGCACCAAAAAACGCGTTGGAAGAGTTGAAGAAATTCCCAGAAGTCGTAGACGTAGCTACGGTAAGCCCCAAGAATTTGAGGATTTATCTAAACAAAGTGCAAGAAGTCGTTCCTCAAATTATGAAGCTATTTCTGAAAAATAACCTGCCAATTATGTCAATCAACATGAGCGAGCCATCACTTGATGACGTGTTTGTACATTACACAGGATTGACCATTGAAGAGGCAGAGCAAAAGGGTTCTTCGAGGTGA